Proteins found in one Salvelinus alpinus chromosome 11, SLU_Salpinus.1, whole genome shotgun sequence genomic segment:
- the LOC139534546 gene encoding arf-GAP with coiled-coil, ANK repeat and PH domain-containing protein 1-like isoform X2, which produces MLEAGRAYCQTSKSFVTGLKELGHHCSGDNMMGECLEKFSKKLAVILEAQGEVIESTQKSVKLKLLSFVKEDVRRFKDVRKEFERGSESLEAALGRNAQAPRGKQHEVEEVSHALLNARKTFRSGALDYVLQINVIEAKKKTDILMAMVSMMEAQSQFFQQGHQSLSELDDYRRTLSEEHTQLVLNSAREKRDMEQRHEAIKKKDVSYDNSLMDFCADAANGIAMEGYLYKRASNAFKTWSRRWFSIQKNQLVYQKKFKDQPTVVIEDLRLCTVKVCVDNERRFCFEVVSPSKSCLLQADSERQQQGWISAVQNSIASAFQERREDPHGSREHCSSVLGGSPGGGLCGEQEKTGGREALEEVQAIPGNMQCCDCGEPGPDWASINLGITLCIVCSGIHRSLGVHFSKVRSLTLDSWEPELVRLMCELGNTAINRIYEGRIDEITIKKPHPSSPRGDKESWIRSKYVEKKFIQKLPETGRKAPLRRSSARRNRANTQERPAGSRPPLKPKPTRATLPRLAGLDQSDLVQKNDTGIHKDDEDDEEEDLSGLHPGALLYRSAALQHFPVMADALAHGADVNWVNTAEESSTPLLQAVTANSLAACEFLLQNGANVNTADSNRRGPLHHATILGHTGLVCLFLKRGADYNARDNTQKDPITIAVETANADIVTLLRIAKMNKEMREMDGAFGQPGDETYQDIFRDFSHMASNNPEKLKRRSTDFKT; this is translated from the exons ATGCTAGAGGCTGGCAGGGCCTACTGTCAGACCAGCAAGAGCTTTGTCACAGGGCTCAAAGAGCTGGGCCACCACTGTTCTGGAGACAACATGATGGGG GAGTGTTTGGAGAAATTCTCCAAGAAGCTGGCAGTGATTCTGGAAGCTCAGGGG GAAGTGATTGAAAGCACACAGAAGTCGGTGAAGTTGAAGTTGCTGAGTTTTGTGAAAGA GGACGTGCGTCGGTTCAAGGATGTGCGTAAGGAGTTTGAGCGGGGAAGTGAGAGTCTGGAGGCAGCATTGGGGAGGAACGCTCAGGCCCCCCGGGGAAAACAGCACGAGGTAGAAGAGGTCAGCCATGCCCTCCTCAACGCCCGCAAGACCTTCCGCTCCGGAGCCCTCGACTACGTACTGCAG ATCAATGTCATCGAGGCCAAGAAGAAGACCGACATCCTGATGGCG ATGGTGTCTATGATGGAGGCCCAGTCCCAGTTCTTCCAGCAAGGTCACCAGTCCCTCTCGGAGCTGGACGACTACCGCCGCACCCTGAGTGAAGAG CACACTCAACTAGTGTTGAATTCCgccagggagaagagagacatggAACAGAGACACGAGGCCATTAAGAAAAAG GATGTGTCCTACGATAACTCCTTAATGGATTTCTGTGCTGATGCCGCCAATGGTATTGCCATGGAGGGCTACCTGTATAAGAGAGCTAGCAATGCCTTCAAGACCTGGAGCAG GCGCTGGTTCTCTATTCAGAAAAATCAACTGGTCTATCAGAAGAAATTCAAG GATCAGCCCACAGTAGTGATTGAGGATCTGCGTCTTTGTACAGTGAAGGTCTGCGTTGACAACGAGAGACGATTCTGCTTCGAGGTGGTCTCTCCATCCAA gagctgtCTGTTACAGGCAGACTCCGAGCGTCAGCAGCAGGGCTGGATCAGTGCTGTCCAGAACAGCATTGCTTCAGCCTTCCAGGAACGCAGAGAAGACCCACACGGTTCC AGGGAGCATTGCAGCTCTGTGTTGGGAGGCAGCCCAGGAGGAGGGCTGTGTGGGGAGCAGGAGAAGACGGGGGGCCGTGAGGCTCTGGAGGAGGTCCAGGCCATCCCGGGGAACATGCAGTGCTGCGACTGTGGAGAGCCCGGTCCGGACTGGGCCTCTATCAACCTGGGGATCACGCTCTGCATCGTCTGCTCGGggatacacag GAGTCTGGGCGTCCATTTCTCCAAAGTACGCTCCCTCACCCTGGACTCCTGGGAACCAGAGCTGGTCCGG TTGATGTGTGAGTTGGGAAACACAGCCATCAACAGGATCTACGAGGGGCGAATTGATGAGATCACCATCAAGAAACCTCACCCGTCCAGTCCAAG GGGTGATAAGGAGTCGTGGATTCGTTCTAAGTACGTGGAGAAGAAGTTCATCCAGAAGCTCCCGGAGACGGGACGTAAAGCTCCCCTGCGGCGCTCTAGCGCCCGGAGGAACAGGGCTAACACCCAGGAGAGGCCAGCCGGGTCACGACCCCCACTCAAACCCAAACCCACCCGGGCCACCCTGCCACGACTCGCAG gGCTCGATCAGAGTGACCTTGTCCAAAAGAACGATACGGGCATTCACAAag ATGATGAAGATGACGAAGAGGAGGACCTGTCTGGTCTTCATCCCGGGGCGTTGTTATATCGGTCTGCAGCGCTGCAGCATTTCCCTGTCATGGCCGACGCCCTGGCCCACGGAGCTGACGTCAACTGGGTCAACACAGCCGAGGAGTCCAGCACCCCACTCCTACAGGCCGTCACCGCg AACTCCTTGGCAGCGTGTGAGTTCCTGCTACAGAACGGTGCCAATGTCAACACAGCAGACAGCAACAGGAGAGGACCTCTACACCATGCCACTATACTGGGACACACTGG GCTTGTGTGTCTGTTCCTGAAGCGAGGGGCGGACTACAACGCCAGAGACAACACCCAGAAAGACCCCATTACTATCGCCGTGGAGACAGCCAACGCTGACATCGTCACCCT GCTGCGAATTGCCAAGATGAACAAGGAGATGCGGGAGATGGATGGAGCCTTTGGCCAACCAG GTGATGAAACGTACCAGGACATCTTCAGGGACTTCTCTCACATGGCATCTAACAACCCGGAGAAACTCAAACGCCGCAGTACAGACTTTAAAACTTGA
- the LOC139534546 gene encoding arf-GAP with coiled-coil, ANK repeat and PH domain-containing protein 1-like isoform X1, translating into MTVKLDFEECLKDSPRFRAAIEVVEVDVCELETRLEKLVKQCHSMLEAGRAYCQTSKSFVTGLKELGHHCSGDNMMGECLEKFSKKLAVILEAQGEVIESTQKSVKLKLLSFVKEDVRRFKDVRKEFERGSESLEAALGRNAQAPRGKQHEVEEVSHALLNARKTFRSGALDYVLQINVIEAKKKTDILMAMVSMMEAQSQFFQQGHQSLSELDDYRRTLSEEHTQLVLNSAREKRDMEQRHEAIKKKDVSYDNSLMDFCADAANGIAMEGYLYKRASNAFKTWSRRWFSIQKNQLVYQKKFKDQPTVVIEDLRLCTVKVCVDNERRFCFEVVSPSKSCLLQADSERQQQGWISAVQNSIASAFQERREDPHGSREHCSSVLGGSPGGGLCGEQEKTGGREALEEVQAIPGNMQCCDCGEPGPDWASINLGITLCIVCSGIHRSLGVHFSKVRSLTLDSWEPELVRLMCELGNTAINRIYEGRIDEITIKKPHPSSPRGDKESWIRSKYVEKKFIQKLPETGRKAPLRRSSARRNRANTQERPAGSRPPLKPKPTRATLPRLAGLDQSDLVQKNDTGIHKDDEDDEEEDLSGLHPGALLYRSAALQHFPVMADALAHGADVNWVNTAEESSTPLLQAVTANSLAACEFLLQNGANVNTADSNRRGPLHHATILGHTGLVCLFLKRGADYNARDNTQKDPITIAVETANADIVTLLRIAKMNKEMREMDGAFGQPGDETYQDIFRDFSHMASNNPEKLKRRSTDFKT; encoded by the exons GGCCGCCATTGAAGTGGTGGAAGTAGATGTTTGTGAATTGGAAACGCGATTAGAGAAG ctgGTGAAGCAGTGCCACTCCATGCTAGAGGCTGGCAGGGCCTACTGTCAGACCAGCAAGAGCTTTGTCACAGGGCTCAAAGAGCTGGGCCACCACTGTTCTGGAGACAACATGATGGGG GAGTGTTTGGAGAAATTCTCCAAGAAGCTGGCAGTGATTCTGGAAGCTCAGGGG GAAGTGATTGAAAGCACACAGAAGTCGGTGAAGTTGAAGTTGCTGAGTTTTGTGAAAGA GGACGTGCGTCGGTTCAAGGATGTGCGTAAGGAGTTTGAGCGGGGAAGTGAGAGTCTGGAGGCAGCATTGGGGAGGAACGCTCAGGCCCCCCGGGGAAAACAGCACGAGGTAGAAGAGGTCAGCCATGCCCTCCTCAACGCCCGCAAGACCTTCCGCTCCGGAGCCCTCGACTACGTACTGCAG ATCAATGTCATCGAGGCCAAGAAGAAGACCGACATCCTGATGGCG ATGGTGTCTATGATGGAGGCCCAGTCCCAGTTCTTCCAGCAAGGTCACCAGTCCCTCTCGGAGCTGGACGACTACCGCCGCACCCTGAGTGAAGAG CACACTCAACTAGTGTTGAATTCCgccagggagaagagagacatggAACAGAGACACGAGGCCATTAAGAAAAAG GATGTGTCCTACGATAACTCCTTAATGGATTTCTGTGCTGATGCCGCCAATGGTATTGCCATGGAGGGCTACCTGTATAAGAGAGCTAGCAATGCCTTCAAGACCTGGAGCAG GCGCTGGTTCTCTATTCAGAAAAATCAACTGGTCTATCAGAAGAAATTCAAG GATCAGCCCACAGTAGTGATTGAGGATCTGCGTCTTTGTACAGTGAAGGTCTGCGTTGACAACGAGAGACGATTCTGCTTCGAGGTGGTCTCTCCATCCAA gagctgtCTGTTACAGGCAGACTCCGAGCGTCAGCAGCAGGGCTGGATCAGTGCTGTCCAGAACAGCATTGCTTCAGCCTTCCAGGAACGCAGAGAAGACCCACACGGTTCC AGGGAGCATTGCAGCTCTGTGTTGGGAGGCAGCCCAGGAGGAGGGCTGTGTGGGGAGCAGGAGAAGACGGGGGGCCGTGAGGCTCTGGAGGAGGTCCAGGCCATCCCGGGGAACATGCAGTGCTGCGACTGTGGAGAGCCCGGTCCGGACTGGGCCTCTATCAACCTGGGGATCACGCTCTGCATCGTCTGCTCGGggatacacag GAGTCTGGGCGTCCATTTCTCCAAAGTACGCTCCCTCACCCTGGACTCCTGGGAACCAGAGCTGGTCCGG TTGATGTGTGAGTTGGGAAACACAGCCATCAACAGGATCTACGAGGGGCGAATTGATGAGATCACCATCAAGAAACCTCACCCGTCCAGTCCAAG GGGTGATAAGGAGTCGTGGATTCGTTCTAAGTACGTGGAGAAGAAGTTCATCCAGAAGCTCCCGGAGACGGGACGTAAAGCTCCCCTGCGGCGCTCTAGCGCCCGGAGGAACAGGGCTAACACCCAGGAGAGGCCAGCCGGGTCACGACCCCCACTCAAACCCAAACCCACCCGGGCCACCCTGCCACGACTCGCAG gGCTCGATCAGAGTGACCTTGTCCAAAAGAACGATACGGGCATTCACAAag ATGATGAAGATGACGAAGAGGAGGACCTGTCTGGTCTTCATCCCGGGGCGTTGTTATATCGGTCTGCAGCGCTGCAGCATTTCCCTGTCATGGCCGACGCCCTGGCCCACGGAGCTGACGTCAACTGGGTCAACACAGCCGAGGAGTCCAGCACCCCACTCCTACAGGCCGTCACCGCg AACTCCTTGGCAGCGTGTGAGTTCCTGCTACAGAACGGTGCCAATGTCAACACAGCAGACAGCAACAGGAGAGGACCTCTACACCATGCCACTATACTGGGACACACTGG GCTTGTGTGTCTGTTCCTGAAGCGAGGGGCGGACTACAACGCCAGAGACAACACCCAGAAAGACCCCATTACTATCGCCGTGGAGACAGCCAACGCTGACATCGTCACCCT GCTGCGAATTGCCAAGATGAACAAGGAGATGCGGGAGATGGATGGAGCCTTTGGCCAACCAG GTGATGAAACGTACCAGGACATCTTCAGGGACTTCTCTCACATGGCATCTAACAACCCGGAGAAACTCAAACGCCGCAGTACAGACTTTAAAACTTGA